Below is a genomic region from Paraburkholderia sp. BL23I1N1.
GGTTTCTTCGTCGGTCTGATCGGCCGTGGGATTCTTCGCGGGATGGTCGAGCGTGAGCGTCAACTTTTTGCCATCGGCAAGCGCGGCCTCGACTGCGGTGAGAATGTGCGCGGACGTGAAGTCGTACATGCCGACCACCAGTTCTTCGCGAACGCCGGCAATGAAATTTGATAGCTCCGCCCATCCGGCATCGGGGCTCGCATGCAGGACCAGAGAGACCTGCTCCGTCACGGAATTGAGATTCGCGTCGGGCGCGGGCGTGTACGGAATCTCATCCTTGTGCGCACGGGCGGCAGCGAACGCCACGAGCGGCGCCGGCGGACTCGCCAGTGCGTTGCCTTGTTTGTCGAAGAACACCTGGTCCGCGAAATAGGGCTGCCGCAATTCGTGGCGTGCTTCGGCCAGTGCGCAATATCGTGAAGGGTCGAGCGCCTGCATCGATTCCATGGCGTCTGCAGCGCGTACGTCGACGGGCACGCCGTCGATCTGCCTGGGCAGTGCGCTCTGCAGCGTGGCCAGCTTGTCCGGCGTGACGGTCACGATGATCGCGCGCGTGGCAGTGTGTCCAGATGTCGGCCATTGCAAGCCGCTGCGCACGGACAACACGCCCGCGTGCCGGAACGACACGGCGTGGGTATCGAGCATGGCCCGGATGTCGATTGACGCGAGGTTAGGGGGGGGCGCCTGCTCGGCGCCGTCGTCGTCGGCGTAAGGTGTCGTGGCGGGTTGCGACACAATTCCAGCACAAACAATCAGCATGACATGTCTCCCGGGTGAAAGCGGAATGGCTCATCCCCAGCGTGACGCGTTGATATGGCGTAGCCATGACAGCCAATCTCGAGCGTTCCAGATCCATCAATCGATGCAGTGACGTCCCTGCAGTTCCAGGTGCAACTGAACGAGCCAGGCACGTGCGCAATACGCGTCGATCGATGCCTGGTCGGCGGGCTCGTCGATCAATCTTACCTGGTGTGCTTCAAAAGCCGCGTCGAACGCGCGGCGTGCCGCCCATCTCAACGAGAGCATGACGAACAGTCCGAGTCCGATCGTGCCCACCCGATAGGGCAGCAAGGGCGCGTTGTCGTCGAACAGGCCCAACAGCACGGACAGGCTCAGGCTCGGGAGGGTGGCGATGCATGTCGAGAGGCAGAGAAGGACGGCGTTCGCGCGCAGGGCGGTGGTCGTGGTGGGTTTCATCGAGTGGGTTCCGCGATCGGATGTCGCTCCCAATGCTGAGCCCGCATGACTTACCTGACACTTACCTGGCTCGTATCTGGCACTTACCCGCGCGCACGGCCGCCCCCGGACGTGCCGGTGTTCATCGCTTTTGAGTAAGTAACGAGTAAGTCCAGCAGTCTTAGAGTCGATGCCGCCTCATCCATCTACTCAGGACTCGACGTGAAAAAATCTCTTTACCGTGAGCGCAGGCTTCTGTTGGCGATCGCATCGTTCTTCATGGTTTCGCGTGTGGCCTGGGCCGACGGCCAGAGCCCGGAGCCGCCCACGGCGGACGATACAGGCTTCACCGTGCTGAACAATGCGACCAACGTAACGCATTGGGGCCTGGGCGTGGGAGCCGGCATCGAGTCGGCGCCGTACAAAGGCTATGGCACGAAATACACGCCGATTCCGCTGATTTCGTTCGACAACAAATGGGTGCATGCGTTTGGCACGGCCGTCGACCTGAAGATCGGCAAGTGGAGCAACGTGAGCCTCGCGCTGCGCGGACAGTACGCGATCGGCGACGGCTACAAGGCCTCCGATGCCCCGATTCTGAGCGGTATGCAGAATCGCAACGGTGCGTTCTGGTACGGTCCGGCGCTCGCATGGCACACCGCATACGGCACGCTTTCGGGCGACATTCTGGAAGGCGGCAACAAGGGACAGAAAGCCACGATCGACTTCAGCAAGTCGTTCGAATACGGCAAATTCGCGTTCGAACCGCACGCCGGCGTGGATTGGCTGAGCAGCAAATATGTCGATTACTATTACGGCGTGCGCGCATCCGAAGTGCGCGCCGGGCGCCCGGCATATGCCGGCAAGGCGGCTTACGACATCTCGGTGGGAACGCGTGTCGACTACAAGTTCACGCGCCATCAGATCCTGATTCTCGACGTCGGCGTCGAGCACCTTGGCAGCGGCATCACCAACAGTCCGCTGGTGGGCAAGCGCTATATTCCGCAAGCCCGGATCGGTTACCTTTACGAATTCAATTGAGCGCCACCGCATGTCGCGAGTCGCACTGATCGAAGACCACGGTCGCCTGGCCGCGATGATCCGCCAGGCGCTTTCCGCTGCGGGCATCGAGACCGATGTGTTCGGCACCATTTCGGAGGCGCACTATGGCGTGAGCCGGGGCGACTACGCGGTGCTTATCATCGATCGCGGTTTGCCGGACGGCGACGGCCTGACTTTTCTGCGGACGTTGCGCGCGGCCGGGCAGATGACGCCCTCGCTCATGCTGACGGCGCGCGACGCACTGCATGACCGCGTCGACGGACTGGAAAACGGGGCGGACGACTACGTGACCAAGCCCTTCGCCATGAGCGAGCTGGTCGCGCGGGTGCGTACGCTGATGCGCCGCCCGGTGGCGCTGACGGAACTGGTGATCTCGTTTGGCGACATCACGGTCGATCCGCAGCAACGCGCCATGCGCTGCGGCGCGCAGTCCGTTCTGCTGGCGCCCGCCGAGTTGCAGATCGTGCTGTGCCTCGTGAAAGCGGCGGGCGCCACCGTACGGCATGCAACGCTCGAACATGCCGCATGGGGACTCGGCGAAGCCGTCACCCCCAACGCGCTCGAAGTCACGCTGCATCGGCTGCGCAAGAAGCTGACGGCGGTCGGCGCGACAACGCGGCTCGCCAACATTCGCGGCGCGGGCTTCGCGCTCCAGGTTGCCGCGGGTCCCACCGCGCAGCACTAAATCAACGGCCCATTGCTCACCATGCTCAATCACTGGATTCGCAGTCTGTCCGCGCGGCTTTGGGTGACCAGCATTGCCGCTCTGGCGATCAGCCTGACCGTGCTGGCGACGGCTGCCACCTACGCGTTCAGTCACTACCCTCAGCAGATGCTCGGGCGGCACGAGGAGATGGAAAACGCCACGGAGATCATGAGCGGAATCCGCTTCGACAATGCCGGCCGTCCGGTTTCCGTGGCGCTTCCTGCGAAGAAGGCCTGGCTCTTCGAGGTAGCGCCAACGGAGCTGAAGTACCGGGTACTCGACGAACGCGGCAACGTGTTGCTGGCCTCGAAAGGTGCTGAAGGGTATGAAGCATGGATCGCGGGCGATCCATCCGGGCTGGTCGGCAATATTCAGCGGGCGGAAATCGGCGCGAAACCGTTCGAAGTCCTGACGCTTCGGGCGCCGCATGGTTCGGCGGTTTTCTATACCCAGACCGCCACGTCGGAGCGTTTCGTCGACGCGCTGATCGACGCCAAGGTCAGGCCGATGCCGGCGATCATCAAGACGATCATTGTGGAGGCCACGATCATTTTTGGCCTGACTTTCCCCTTTACCGTGCATCGGGTGCTCAGGCCGCTCAGAGAGGCCTCGCGCGCGGCGGCGCGCGTCACGCCGCGCAACCTCACCACGCGGCTCTCCACCGCGGGCGTGCCGAGTGAAATCAAGCCGCTGATCCATGCCTTCAACGAAGCGCTCGACCGGCTCGAAAACGGTTTTGCCGTGCAGCAGCAGTTTCTCGCGTCGGCCGCGCACGAGTTGCAGACACCGCTCACCCTGATTCGCGGTCAGATCGAACTGCAACCCGGGATCGACGACAAGGACCTGCTGTTTCGCGAGATCGATCTGATGGCGCGTCAGGTTCGGCAACTGTTGCATCTCGCCGAAGTCAGCGAGTCGCAGAACTTCAGTTTCGGCGAGGTGAATATCGTCGACGTGGCGCAGGACGTGGTGACCTATCTCGCCCGCAAGGCCGAGCGCAAGGAGGTGACGCTCCGGCTCGAAACCGCGGTCGCGCCGTCGTCGATCTGGGCCGACCGCAGCGCATTGTTCATTCTGCTCAAGAACATTGTTGAAAACGCGATCAATGCGTCGCCGGCGCATAGCGCGGTCGTGCTGATCGTCGATGCCGTCTCGGTGCAGGTTCAGGACGAAGGTCCGGGCATCCGGCAGGAGTACCTGCCGTTTCTCTTCAAGCGCTTCTGGCGAGCCCCGGATGCGAGGCATGACGGCGCCGGACTCGGGCTTGCGATCTGCAAGGAGATCGCCACGGCTCACGAGTGGCGTTTGACCGTGAGCAGTCTGGTATCGGGCACGCGCTTCGCGGTGTGGTTCTCGTGACGCCGCGCCCTTTACCGTTCAAGCTGCTAAAGCTTGCTTATCCTTTGACGTGGTCCGTCGAGAGCCAGCCCCCGCTTACGCCGATCTGCGCCACCTGTTTTGCCACCGCGTCAGCAAGACGCTTGGCGTCCGCTGAAACACCGGCCTTCTTGGTTTCGGATACAGCGTGCAAGCCGCCGCCTACGGCCGCAGAAGTCGCAATGCTGCCCACCGCGGCGCCCGCGCCGGCTGTTTCGACCATGCCGGGTGCCTTGCCGCTGTCGCCGGTGGCATTGAAACTTTGCACCAGCCGCGCGGTGCCGCCCGCCGGTTTGTACAGAATCTGCACCGAGCTGCTGACCTCGCTCTTGCCCGCGCCCAGGCCGATCAGCACGCGGCGGCGGCGATTGCCCGCATCGATCTTGTCGAAGCTGCCTTGCACGAGCAGGACGTTCTGGTCGGCGGGGGCGGGAACGTCCGAGCGAATCGCGCGCAGCCCCATCGATTGCAATTGATGCACGATTTCGTTGGCGACCTGCTCACGCACGGCCACTGCATCGGCGGTTTGCTTTTGCGCGGCGGACGAGCCGTCGAAGTGCGATTCCAGTTTCTTCAGCATGCCGCCATTGTCCAGTTTCACCTGATCCGGATTGCTGTCGAAGGTATAGACATAAATGTTGTCCGGGCGCACTTGCGGTTGAGCGCTGGTCTGGGTCGCGTTGTTGATGCTGCCGCCGGCGCAGCCGGTCAGAAGCGTGCCGCAGCAGACCATTGTGACGCATGCAAAACGAGCGGCTTTCTTTTTGAGGAAACTCACTGAAGTCAACATTTTCATCCCTTCGTCGGCACGCGGTGCCGTTATGTTCAAACGCATCTTCCGATGATCGGGCAACCGTGCGATCGATAATCATCGGGATTGCATTCGGACCAAATTACCCTTGATCTCATGCGTCTTTTTCGTACGCACCGGCAGCGAAACGAAGTATGGGCGAGTCACTTCCCGAACTCCATTCAACAATTATTTCGCGCTATGTCACGGCGAAACAGGCGGCGGCGGGGGCTTCGGCATGGGATGAGAGCGACGGCGAGGGCGTCAGTTCAGGACGAGCCTGATGATGCAGAACAGAACGAGGACGAGCAGGGCGGCGGCGACGGCCACGTTGATTGGATAGCGCATTGTTCACCAGGCACGAGCGTTTCGGAGCTCTTATCCTAATCAACTGAAGGAAGATGAAAAGTGGGCAGAGCAGCGGCTATGTGCGACAGCTAACGCAGCGTGCCGAACGGGTGCGCTGCTTTTTTGGCGGAAGCGCTTCCAACCCATTTTTCGGCGGGACGCATTGCTGGAATTGCACGGGGCGCGCGGTAGTCACGCTCTCCCGTGCGGCCTTCGAACGCGTGACAATCCGGTGACGTAGTCCGGCCCGTTTTACTGCGGTTGCGCAGACGGTTGTATGCCTGCCGGCATGCCGCGCGGCGGCTTGTTCACCGCAACGAGGTCTTCCGACAGACTGGTGCGCAACGTGGCAATGGCCGCGTCGGTATTGGCCGGCTTCAACTGCTCGCGGGCCAGCGAGTCGTACACGTAGTGGCGCAGCATCGGATCTTGCGTCTTGTTCAACACCTCGTGATACACGGCCACTATCTCGCCTTCACGCCCGCTCATTGCATAGAGGCGGCGCAACTGTTCCAGATCGTTGACCACGGCGAAACCGGGACCGATCGGTCCATTCGGTCCGTGCTGCCCGTGCGGTCCCGGCGGCCGGTCGCCGCGCTGCGGTTCTTCGCGCGCGTGAGCCGATGCGGGCAGCGGCGCTGCCGCTTCCTGTGCCAACGCGCCCGTCGCGGCCACGGTCAAAATGGCGGCCAGCGCCGCGCTCACCCATCCTTTTTTCATGATCTCGCTCCCATCGAGACAGTGCCGGCGCGACAGTGCGCCAGCACATTGGCAACGATAGTCGACCGGTCGTTTCGTAGGATTACCGAAGCTGTCATGTAACTTACCGGGCCTTGCATACCGCGTGGCCGAACCCGCAAAAAGTTTCAGTAAGAAGACGGCCGACGCCAGGGTGTGCCCGCTGGCGCAATGTGGCCGGATAGCGCATGATTGAAGCAATGTGCCGTCCGACCCCAGATGCAGCAAGCTTCAGCGGGAGGCGCGGCACACGCAACGCCACGGGTGCATATGCCGGAGAAACCCTTCGCGGCGATGCACCGCGGGCGAGAATTCAACCGTTAAGGAGGATTTCGCATGGACCGACCTGACGCCGCCAATCCGTTTGGCGATTTCACCAAAATGCTGGAGCAGTTCAAGCTCCCCGGCTTCGACGTACCTGCCATCATGGAAGCACGGCGCAAGGACATGGAAGCACTGGTTCAGGCGAATCAGATGGCATTCCAGGGCATGCAGTCGCTCGCGCAGAAACAGACCGAGATGTTGCGGACCACGCTGGGCGAATTGCAGTCGCTCACCGGGCAATTGTCGGCCGGCAGCGCCGCGCCTCCGGCGAAAGCCGCCGAACTGATCCAGCAAAGCCTGCATAAGTCGCTTGCCGATATGCAGCAGTTGGCACAAGCTGCGTATCAGACGCAGGCGGAGTCGTATGCGGTAATCGCAAAACGCGTAGAAGAAAATGTACAGGAGCTTAAATCGCTCTTGCAGCAGCAGAAAAAGTAACGGACGCAGTCGCGTCGAATCGCTCGATCGGGATTTGAAGCGGTTCGCGGAAGTGACGATGAATTAGCAAGAAAGTCGTAAAGAAGCACCCGGTGCCGTGAATGACCATCTGGTTATTCGCGGCATTTTTTTGCCCCTCGAATCGTGCTTATGCCGCGATTTTCTCTTCACACAAAAGCGGCCTTCCCGCGCCGCAAATATCAGATGAAATAGGCCGGCCGGCGCGAATTATTCAGCGTGTGCTTACATTGCGCCCCACATGCGACGCGCATTGAAATTTTTCTGCTGTGGCCCCGTTATTTCATCAGTGGGTTCGCTTTAAACAGGGTGTATCGGAAAAAAATGCGCAGAAGCGCCGCCCCTTGGTGATCCTGTCCTCAATTGTCAAACAGGTTCAAACGATCGAACGCCCGTATAAGGTTTAAATCGTTCCGCAAACGATTGCCACGCCACTTTTCGACGGCTAAAGTTTCGCGCCGCCACTCCGTAGACGCATTCACGCAACCCAACCGGTGTGAACGCAATACCGGCACCACCGGTCAGGAGTGCGCCCCTGGATTCCCGTTCGTGATCGGCTCGCTCGCCAGTCACGAGCGTTTCACCTCGAAGGAAATCTCTTGAAACCGATGCTCTCTATCAGCATTGCTCGCGCAATGCTCGGGGCAAGCTGCGCGCTGTCGTTTGCCGCGCATGCCACGCTCGGCCAGAACGTCAGCACTGTCGACAGCGATCAGACGCGCCTTCATGCAGTTGCTCACACGGCCACTACGCAAAGCGCGTATTCGGTACACCTGATTACGATGCCGTCCGGCACGCTGGTGCGCGAGTACGTCGCGCCTAACGGCATCGTCTTCGGTGTCGCCTGGGAAGGCCCGACGCTGCCGGATCTGAAATCCATGCTGGGCACGTCGTTCGACCAATACGTCGCGGCCACTGCGACGCGCCGTGGCACGCCGCTCGCGGTGTCCAACAGCGATCTGGTCGTGTACTCCGGCGGGCATCTGCGCGCGTTTGCCGGCCACGCCTATCTGCCGCCAGCGGTGCCCGCGGGCGTCGATGTCGGCGTCATTCAATAACGGAGCGAATCATGCGTCATACGTCTTCGTTCGTGACCTTGTTGTGCGCGGCGCTGCTCGCGTTGCTCGTTAGTGCCTGCGGCGGCGGCGGCTCCGGCTCCTCGGCGAATTCCGGCAGCACGACGAGCTTGTCTGCCGGTCCCACCGTCACCAATACGTCGCCCTCGCCGCAAGTGGTGGCCGCCAACGCCGTGCGCGTGGCGGTCGACTCCGGCGTGAGCAACGTGCCGAACATGCCATTCGTCAGCATCACGATTTGCGCGCCGGGCACCAGCCAATGCCAAACCATCGATCACATCCTGGTGGATACCGGTTCGTGGGGCGTGCGCGTGTTTGCCTCGCAATTGCCTGCTTCGACGGCGCTGCCGCAACAGAAGGACGCCTCGGGCAATCTGGTTGCCGAATGCATGCAGTTCTTCGACGGCTACACGTGGGGCTCGGTGAAGCTCGCCGACCTGCAGATCGCCGGTGAAAAAGCGGCCTCGCTGCCGATACAGGTGATCGACCCGAACTACGCTTCGTTGCCGTCCGATTGCGCGAGCTTCGGCGCATCGCGCAACACGCCGGGCTCGTTGCAGGCCAATGGCATTCTGGGCATCGGCGTGTTCAAGCACGACTGCGGCGCGAACTGCGTGCAGAAGGCCGTGGCCGGTACGTACTACGGTTGCAACGGCACGGCGTGCACGTCGATTCCGCTTGCCGAGGCGCTGCAGGTCGCCAATCCGATTCCGTACTTCGCCACGGACAACAACGGCTCCATGCTGAGCCTGCCCATGGTGTCGGGCGGCGCGCAGTCGGTCACCGGGCAACTGGTGTTCGGCATCGGCACGCAGACCAACAATTCGCTCGGCAGCGCGCAGGTGATCGGGGTGAGTCCGTCGAATGGCACCTTCACGACGGTGCAGAACGGCACGACGTATTCGAGCAGTATTCTGGACAGCGGCTCGACGGGCCTGTTCTTCCAGACCAGTGCGATGCCTGCCTGCGCGAGCCCGAATAACGCGTACTACTGCCCGGTGTCGACCCAGTCGTTGAGCGCGATGATGCAGGGGGCGAACGGCACGACGAGCACGGTGAACTTCAGCGTGGGCAATGCCACGTCGATTTCACAGACGTACGGCGGCGATTCGGCCTTGCCGCTGCTGGCGGGTCCGGCGTTTGTGACCTCGTCGATTTTCGACTGGGGCCTGCCGTTCTTCTACGGCCGTAACGTGTATGCCGCGGTCGAGCAGCAAACGACGCCTGGCGGCGCGGGACCTTATGTGGCGTACTGAGATCGCTTATTGAGCGATAGCCAGGTTTGGCTCCCGATGGAAGAAAGCCCGCTGCCGGTTGATTCGGCAGCGGGCTTTTTGGTGGGTTATCGAAGCCGCGTTTTATCGCCCGCTGCCGCAATCACCCGATGCACGAATCGCAGCTTGTCCACCACCGGCGAGGCCAGCGTGAACGGATAACCGTCGGGCATGCCGAGACTGCGGTTCAGGCTGTTCAACGCATACGTGAGCGGAAACCAGCGCTTCATCAGATTCCCGAAGCTCGCGTCTTCCACGGGCGTGCGGTCGGTCAGCGTCGGCTCGCTCGGGTCGTCGGGCAACAAGGCGAGACCATACGAGGTCGAGGTATCCAGCACGTCGACGATCAGCAGGTAGTGCGCCCACGTTTCGGCCCAATCTTCCATGGGATGCATCGTCGCATAAGCGCTGATGGTCGAGGCCTGCCAGTCGGCCGGGGCGCCGTTGCGATAGTAGGCTTTCAGCGCCTCGCCATAGTCGGTGCGTTCGTCGCCGAACAGCTTGCGAAAGGGCACGAACCAGCGCGGATCGTTCTCGATCAACTGGCTGAAGTAGTAGTGGCCCGTCTCGTGGCGAAAGTGGCCGAGCAGCGTGCGGTAGGGCTCGCCCATCGCGCTGCGTACTTTTTCGCGGTAGGCGTCGTCGGCTTCGGCGATGTTCAGGGTGATGAGACCTTTGTCGTGGCCGGTCATGACCGGCGAACCGTCGCGGCGGTCTTCGAGGAACTCGAATGCGAGGCCATACGCGGGATCGGTCTGGCGCGACGGCACGTCGAGGCCGAGCGCGGCCAGTGTGTACAGGAGGCGCCGTTTCGCCGTCTCCAGCCGGTACCAGTAGAGCCGGTTATCCGGTGTGCCCAGATTCGGAATCGTGCGGGTGAGCTGGCACGCGCGGCACAGCGAGTCGGACGAGTCGGCGGAGATCATCCAGTTGCAGATGTTTTCGACCGCGTAGTTGTGGCACTGCCGGAATAGCGCCCCCTCGGCACGCGGATGCAGGCTGCGCCAGCGCCCTTCGCCGGCTTCTTCGAAGGCGCTGATCTCGGCCAGGTCAGGGACATACCCGAGCAATGACTCGCACCGTTCGCATCGAACGTTTTCATAGAACACGAGTTGCGAGCAGCGATTGCAGTGGAAGGTTCTCATCGATCGGGCCCGGGTGGTGGGTGACAATCCTGAAGCGGCTGGCGGGGCGATGTGTCGGCTGGCTGGCCACCGAGCGCCGGCCAGCGGGGATCGCGCGCATCCTCAAGCGCTTGCAAGAGCGAAGACGACGTGCAATCTTCATGCCGCAATTGCCAGACGTCACTGGTTTAACGCACATTACGTGCATGATCGTGCATCGGCGCTGCGCCGCTTTGGTGCGCGGCAGTTGAAAAGGCGGTGGAAAGGCGCGCTGATCGATCGACCGGACGGTCGGCAGCCACGGCACACTTCGTAACAGGCGCTCATCCGGGCGGTACAGGCAGTTCACGCGGTTTTTCGATCAACGGCATGAAGCTTGCTTTTTGGCGGGCTGCCATCCCTTGTCCAGGAGTCCGGTGTGTCCATACGCGTCGCGTTGAATCACGTCACACATTACCGCTACGACAGGCTGGTTACGCTGTCGCCCCAGGTCGTGCGCCTCCGGCCTGCGCCGCATTGCCGGACCCCGATTCTGTCCTATTCGATGCGGGTCGAGCCGGCCGAACACTTTATCAACTGGCAGCAGGACGCGTTCGCCAATTATCAGGCGCGTCTGGTGTTTCCCGAGAAGACGCGCGAATTCAAGGTGACCGTGGATCTGGTCGCCGAGATGGCCGTCTATAACCCGTTCGACTTCTTTCTCGAACCGTCGGCGGAACAGTTCCCGTTCGAGTATGCGCCTGGCTTGCTGCTGGAACTCGCGCCCTACCTCGTCAAGCGGCCGATGACGCCACGCTTTGCCGAGTTCGTCGCGAGTATCGACCGGACGCCGATGATCACCGCGGACTTCCTCGTCGCGCTGAATCAGCGGCTGCAACGCGAGATCCGCTACCTGATCCGCATGGAGCCCGGGGTGCAGACG
It encodes:
- a CDS encoding response regulator transcription factor, with product MSRVALIEDHGRLAAMIRQALSAAGIETDVFGTISEAHYGVSRGDYAVLIIDRGLPDGDGLTFLRTLRAAGQMTPSLMLTARDALHDRVDGLENGADDYVTKPFAMSELVARVRTLMRRPVALTELVISFGDITVDPQQRAMRCGAQSVLLAPAELQIVLCLVKAAGATVRHATLEHAAWGLGEAVTPNALEVTLHRLRKKLTAVGATTRLANIRGAGFALQVAAGPTAQH
- the phaP gene encoding phasin family protein (Members of this family are phasins (small proteins associated with inclusions such as PHA granules). Note that several different families of phasins have been named PhaP despite very little sequence similarity to each other.) encodes the protein MDRPDAANPFGDFTKMLEQFKLPGFDVPAIMEARRKDMEALVQANQMAFQGMQSLAQKQTEMLRTTLGELQSLTGQLSAGSAAPPAKAAELIQQSLHKSLADMQQLAQAAYQTQAESYAVIAKRVEENVQELKSLLQQQKK
- a CDS encoding putative zinc-binding metallopeptidase; protein product: MRTFHCNRCSQLVFYENVRCERCESLLGYVPDLAEISAFEEAGEGRWRSLHPRAEGALFRQCHNYAVENICNWMISADSSDSLCRACQLTRTIPNLGTPDNRLYWYRLETAKRRLLYTLAALGLDVPSRQTDPAYGLAFEFLEDRRDGSPVMTGHDKGLITLNIAEADDAYREKVRSAMGEPYRTLLGHFRHETGHYYFSQLIENDPRWFVPFRKLFGDERTDYGEALKAYYRNGAPADWQASTISAYATMHPMEDWAETWAHYLLIVDVLDTSTSYGLALLPDDPSEPTLTDRTPVEDASFGNLMKRWFPLTYALNSLNRSLGMPDGYPFTLASPVVDKLRFVHRVIAAAGDKTRLR
- a CDS encoding ATP-binding protein, whose protein sequence is MLNHWIRSLSARLWVTSIAALAISLTVLATAATYAFSHYPQQMLGRHEEMENATEIMSGIRFDNAGRPVSVALPAKKAWLFEVAPTELKYRVLDERGNVLLASKGAEGYEAWIAGDPSGLVGNIQRAEIGAKPFEVLTLRAPHGSAVFYTQTATSERFVDALIDAKVRPMPAIIKTIIVEATIIFGLTFPFTVHRVLRPLREASRAAARVTPRNLTTRLSTAGVPSEIKPLIHAFNEALDRLENGFAVQQQFLASAAHELQTPLTLIRGQIELQPGIDDKDLLFREIDLMARQVRQLLHLAEVSESQNFSFGEVNIVDVAQDVVTYLARKAERKEVTLRLETAVAPSSIWADRSALFILLKNIVENAINASPAHSAVVLIVDAVSVQVQDEGPGIRQEYLPFLFKRFWRAPDARHDGAGLGLAICKEIATAHEWRLTVSSLVSGTRFAVWFS
- a CDS encoding MipA/OmpV family protein, with product MKKSLYRERRLLLAIASFFMVSRVAWADGQSPEPPTADDTGFTVLNNATNVTHWGLGVGAGIESAPYKGYGTKYTPIPLISFDNKWVHAFGTAVDLKIGKWSNVSLALRGQYAIGDGYKASDAPILSGMQNRNGAFWYGPALAWHTAYGTLSGDILEGGNKGQKATIDFSKSFEYGKFAFEPHAGVDWLSSKYVDYYYGVRASEVRAGRPAYAGKAAYDISVGTRVDYKFTRHQILILDVGVEHLGSGITNSPLVGKRYIPQARIGYLYEFN
- a CDS encoding DUF4410 domain-containing protein, which codes for MLTSVSFLKKKAARFACVTMVCCGTLLTGCAGGSINNATQTSAQPQVRPDNIYVYTFDSNPDQVKLDNGGMLKKLESHFDGSSAAQKQTADAVAVREQVANEIVHQLQSMGLRAIRSDVPAPADQNVLLVQGSFDKIDAGNRRRRVLIGLGAGKSEVSSSVQILYKPAGGTARLVQSFNATGDSGKAPGMVETAGAGAAVGSIATSAAVGGGLHAVSETKKAGVSADAKRLADAVAKQVAQIGVSGGWLSTDHVKG
- a CDS encoding DUF2844 domain-containing protein; the encoded protein is MLSISIARAMLGASCALSFAAHATLGQNVSTVDSDQTRLHAVAHTATTQSAYSVHLITMPSGTLVREYVAPNGIVFGVAWEGPTLPDLKSMLGTSFDQYVAATATRRGTPLAVSNSDLVVYSGGHLRAFAGHAYLPPAVPAGVDVGVIQ
- a CDS encoding DUF3443 domain-containing protein codes for the protein MRHTSSFVTLLCAALLALLVSACGGGGSGSSANSGSTTSLSAGPTVTNTSPSPQVVAANAVRVAVDSGVSNVPNMPFVSITICAPGTSQCQTIDHILVDTGSWGVRVFASQLPASTALPQQKDASGNLVAECMQFFDGYTWGSVKLADLQIAGEKAASLPIQVIDPNYASLPSDCASFGASRNTPGSLQANGILGIGVFKHDCGANCVQKAVAGTYYGCNGTACTSIPLAEALQVANPIPYFATDNNGSMLSLPMVSGGAQSVTGQLVFGIGTQTNNSLGSAQVIGVSPSNGTFTTVQNGTTYSSSILDSGSTGLFFQTSAMPACASPNNAYYCPVSTQSLSAMMQGANGTTSTVNFSVGNATSISQTYGGDSALPLLAGPAFVTSSIFDWGLPFFYGRNVYAAVEQQTTPGGAGPYVAY